A genomic window from Chanodichthys erythropterus isolate Z2021 chromosome 1, ASM2448905v1, whole genome shotgun sequence includes:
- the wfs1b gene encoding wolframin isoform X2 produces the protein MDPSLLESPLSSPASPVPTAFSASGHTIHPVSASSKLSSYPSAMTPPPHLASKTGRSQLNAASNSHTAFPGQSSFPPQGEIPEAQSIDDLKQKAKNGDAKAQTEIGRYYLRLAEQEDEEVNSVTAVTWLLQAAKNGRKDAVKLLQRCLHDRRGITAENREEVCSLACESRFQRSVRKAALLMYWKLNPEKKKNITASELLENVSQLNTETDGAPSSPLSSPAQKQKKFLECLVARDGAEYVGVEEFVENTKQYAEGISPTPAMEAGGNDDDDDEGPVKNPDELPLHQKVLKFPFHAVLEVKEVLIDWASRAGMQWISALIPTHHINTLIFFFIISNLTLEFFVLVIPLIIFYLSFVSMVICTLRVFQNSKAWENFRALTAMLSHFEPGIDLEQAESNFTWNHLEPYLYFLLSSLFLILSFPVADKSWLPCSELATVAVFFTVSGYLSLRPAAQQHSKLALLSQVASAISAFMNQLLGGWVGRIVGGAWFNMHFGDWLVLHVGVPCFLYFYLLYLCARMATTGGARGTYCVLLPYLVCFIWCELSVTLLQESTAFGLMRTAVGYLLFFFALPVLSLTLAAIMLVQLVQWFLALELTKMAVTVCVCVLPVLLRWWTHFSMSPFAVLHFLRRSSVFKLILVWISALVLFSWFYVYRSEGMKVYNSTLTWQEYSHLCGPRAWKEHNMAHAQILCSHLEGHRVTWEGRFKYVRVTEIENGAQAVINLLPVFIADWARCLYGEEYPACDETQPGPAEPLCQLKALAKHKCHVKRFDHYKFEVTMGMPQKGRSGAQDFDDATKDIVLRASSEFRHVLLALSSGSVVEFSTVLEGRLGSKWPVFELKALHCKTCASPLVPIQRQVKIEQDWRVKARNAFAFAFNFLFHPLFSAEVDITVATTEVSV, from the exons GGGAAATCCCAGAGGCGCAAAGCATTGATGATCTTAAACAGAAGGCAAAGAATGGGGATGCCAAAGCACAGACAGAG ATTGGTAGATATTACCTGAGATTAGCTGAGCAAGAAGATGAAGAAGTAAATTCTGTCACCGCGGTTACATGGCTACTCCAGGCGGCAAAAAATGGACGGAAAGATGCAGTGAAACTGCTACAGCGCTGCCTGCATGACAGGAGGG GCATCACAGCTGAGAACAGAGAGGAGGTGTGTTCCCTGGCATGTGAATCTCGTTTTCAGCGCAGTGTAAGGAAAGCAGCTCTGCTCATGTACTGGAAACTCAATccagagaagaagaaaaacatcACTGCCTCTGAACTTCTGGAAAATGTCAGCCAGCTCAACACTGAGACAG ATGGCGCTCCCAGCAGCCCTCTCTCAAGCCCAGcacagaaacaaaaaaaatttttggaGTGTTTGGTTGCAAGAGATG GGGCTGAATATGTAGGTGTAGAAGAGTTTGTTGAGAATACTAAACAATACGCTGAGGGTATTTCACCAACACCTGCCATGGAAGCAGGAGGGAatgatgatgacgatgatgaAGGGCCAGTAAAGAACCCAGATGAACTGCCTTTGCATCAGAAG GTGTTGAAGTTTCCCTTTCATGCAGTGTTGGAGGTGAAAGAGGTGTTGATTGACTGGGCGTCCCGTGCGGGCATGCAGTGGATTAGTGCCCTCATACCTACTCATCACATCAATACCCTCATCTTCTTCTTCATCATCTCAAACCTAACCCTAGAGTTCTTTGTCCTTGTCATTCCTCTCATTATATTCTACCTTTCTTTTGTGTCAATGGTAATCTGTACTCTCCGAGTCTTTCAGAACAGCAAGGCTTGGGAGAACTTTCGAGCATTGACGGCCATGTTGTCTCATTTTGAGCCAGGCATAGACCTTGAGCAGGCAGAGTCAAACTTCACATGGAATCACCTTGAGCCATACCTCTACTTTCTCCTTTCTTCACTTTTCCTCATCCTTTCATTTCCCGTGGCAGACAAGTCCTGGTTGCCATGTTCAGAACTGGCTACGGTTGCAGTCTTCTTCACTGTAAGCGGCTACTTAAGCCTGCGACCAGCAGCGCAACAGCATTCCAAACTTGCTCTGCTCTCCCAGGTTGCCTCCGCCATTTCTGCATTCATGAATCAGTTGCTGGGAGGCTGGGTGGGTCGAATAGTTGGTGGCGCTTGGTTCAACATGCACTTTGGTGACTGGTTGGTACTGCATGTGGGTGTGCCTTGTTTTCTGTATTTCTACCTCCTGTATTTGTGTGCCCGAATGGCCACAACAGGTGGTGCACGTGGCACCTACTGTGTGCTGCTGCCCTACCTGGTGTGCTTCATCTGGTGTGAACTGTCTGTCACGCTGTTGCAAGAGTCTACTGCATTTGGGCTAATGCGCACAGCTGTGGGCTACCTCCTTTTCTTCTTTGCTTTGCCTGTACTATCACTGACTCTAGCAGCCATAATGCTGGTGCAGCTGGTGCAATGGTTCCTCGCCCTGGAACTGACCAAAATGGCTGtaacagtgtgtgtttgtgtgctgccTGTCTTGTTGCGCTGGTGGACACATTTTAGCATGTCGCCTTTTGCAGTTCTGCACTTTTTGCGGCGTAGCAGCGTGTTCAAGTTGATCCTTGTGTGGATTTCAGCTTTGGTGCTTTTCAGCTGGTTCTACGTGTACCGTTCTGAGGGGATGAAGGTATACAACTCCACCTTGACATGGCAGGAGTACAGTCACCTGTGTGGTCCTCGTGCTTGGAAGGAGCATAACATGGCACACGCCCAGATCCTCTGCAGCCACTTGGAGGGACACCGGGTGACATGGGAGGGTCGTTTTAAGTACGTTCGCGTCACTGAGATCGAGAATGGAGCGCAAGCTGTCATCAACCTTCTGCCAGTTTTTATAGCAGACTGGGCCCGATGTCTATATGGTGAGGAGTACCCTGCCTGTGATGAGACCCAGCCAGGACCCGCTGAACCGCTGTGTCAGCTCAAGGCGCTTGCAAAGCATAAGTGCCATGTCAAACGTTTTGACCACTACAAGTTTGAAGTGACCATGGGGATGCCGCAGAAGGGGCGCAGTGGGGCACAAGATTTTGATGATGCCACCAAAGACATTGTGCTTCGGGCTAGTAGCGAATTCAGACACGTCCTATTGGCACTCAGCTCAGGCAGTGTGGTGGAGTTCAGCACGGTACTTGAAGGTAGACTGGGCAGCAAATGGCCAGTGTTTGAACTCAAGGCCTTGCACTGCAAGACATGCGCCTCACCACTTGTACCAATACAACGACAGGTCAAGATTGAGCAGGACTGGAGGGTTAAAGCCCGAAATGCCTTTGCTTTTGCCTTCAATTTCCTGTTCCACCCTCTGTTTTCGGCTGAGGTGGACATTACAGTGGCTACTACAGAAGTATCTGTGTGA